GGTACTAATGTTAAGTGTACGTTTAAATGATACGATAGGCGTTGATTGTTGTACCGCTGGGGTACCTAGCCTAGTTAGGATACCCAAGTCTGATTGCCCCCAGCGGCTGCTTTATCGCGCCAACCTTGTCGACAATTACTCCTTACTAGGGTCCCGCCTTCACCACGGCGAAAACAATAACGTTAAGGCTAATATTAGGATGATAAGTAATAATAACTCAAAGTCTGTGATATTGCTCAGCTCAAAAAGTTACGGTGACTATTACAATCTAGATGTTACTGGCGATGCATTCGTTGGTATTAACGCTGTTGGAATCCCGGTTATTTTAGTTAATAATGATACGATTAACGGTAACCGATTAAATCGTGTTAATACAATTGGTAATATATCATCAGTAGTTACCAGTAATATGATTGGTGGAATTAAAGACATTGGCCTTTACAATtcaaaaattgtcaatcaaACGTCAAATGTCCAGGATTGCAATCAGAGTATTTGTAATATGATGAAGTACGCTTCCCAATTATCTCACGATTTTAATGACAACGGGAATAAATCGGTATTGCTGTATCGTGCTCACAAATTAACGGCTATGAATAATGCCAGTTCTTCCATTACGCTTATCGTTTCCAAAAACGAATTCACCGACCACGTTATTGATAATTTACAATCTCTCATTGATGATGATAATCTCACTCAAGTCCGAGCATTGTCTCCTGTTACTTCTCaatattatcaacaattacTGTCGCACGTCACCGTTAACAAGCTGACGCAACGCATATGTGTTCCATTATTGATTAAGAGTAAGGGTTACGATAAAAACAACAACGTTGCTAATAATAGTGATTATTGTAACATTATTGATGATACTGAAGGGTCTGATGAAATGATATTTCATCGTGTTAATCACAATATTTATTGCGATAAAGTCGATGATAATACTACGATGAATGTTAATGGTAACAATAATCCAGATGTTATCGATGACATTGTTAACGTCGCTGTGTGCTACAAGACTAGTTGTATAATGACTACTAATGTTAGTATGTTAGGGTCTCAAAATGATGGTATTAGCCGTACCGAAGCAACAATATTTACTGTTGGTGCTCTTTCATTTCAGGATAACGATAAGTCTAACAAGCCTCTAAATGATAGTTATAAGATTAATAAGTATCAAGTGTCTACTAAGATTGGTCTTGAATCTAACTCTAACATTAAGTCAGTATCTAAGTTTATGCTGTCGGTTAAGTACAGCGATAAGTCTGAAACGTCTCATCAAGCTCGACATGACGTGTCTGATGTACAGCGAGTTAAACGTGTCAGATCATCTGTCAACATTCCTACACTTACTACCTGCGAGCCTACGATGACGCTTAAAAGCCAATCAGCCACCGTCACATCCCAAACTGAAACAGTACCTGTTATATCTCGTGTCGTTATCGAGAATATATCCAAGTGCGTGAGCCCAACAATATTCACCACTCAGAATCAGTCAATCAATTCCTCAAACAATTTCAACGAGCAAATATCCAACATTGAGATGAACTCGACGATTTATAACGAACAAGTGAATGAATATATCAACGAACGTGATAATGCTGATGCAAGGCCATTAACTCGTAATTGGGCAAGACTGATCGCATACGTTCGTGCTCTCATTCCTGCTTGTCATGAGGCGTACAAAAACAACGAGAGCAACTGCGAAAGCCAACGTAATGAGCTCAAGAAGGTCCTGCACAGTTTATTCGGTGACAGTACGATTAAACATACTCAGAGTGATCCAATTAATGACTACAAAAAACGCTGGGGTATACCGATTATTCTATCCCTAGCTGGTGGTGGTGAGAGTTCACTTAACACCGGTGGTGGTACTAATTGGGGCTCAGCTCAAGCAACAACACCAAATAACAACAATCCCAATTCATCGGGCTGGGGTGCTACACCCGGTAATGTCCCACCACCATCATCAAACTGGGGTACAACAAATGTCAATCGTCCAGTCACTGGTAATCCAAATCAAAATCAGAATCAAGGACCACCGGGAAATCAAACAAACTCATCAGCTGTGAATAAAGCCAACAATCCAAATGTAGCAGCCAACTCGCAAACTGGACCACCAACATCTCAGCCAGCTAATCCAACTCAACAAAATCCAAATGGCCCTTGGCCCCAGGGAAAACCCAACAACTCAGTAGGGCCAGGATCTAATCAGTCAGCTTCTAATAATAACGGAAATAACGTCCAGCAGACACCACCATCTGGTGGCCCACCGGGTACCAATGCTAATAATAATCAGAGCAATTCCCCGCAGAGCAGTGCAGCATCGACAAACAGCAGCAGCGGCACTACCCCACCAACTATGGCCCCAAATCCATCAACGAAACTTCAATTGGAGCAACTCAATACCATGAGAGAAGCCCTTTTCAGTCAGGACGGCTGGGGCTGTCAGCATGTGAATCAGGATACCAATTGGGATGTGCCAGCATCGCCAGAGCCAATCATGAATAAAGACGGTGTTCCCATGTGGAAGCCGCCGGTGAACAATGGTACTGATTTGTGGGAGGCTAATCTGCGCAATGGAGGccaaccaccaccaccacaacAAGCGAAAACACCCTGGGGTCACACACCATCGACAAACATTGGTGGTACATGGGGTGAAGACGACGAGACCGCTGATTCATCCAATATGTGGACAGGTGCACCAACACCCACTCAACCAAACACACCTCAATGGGCAGGTGCCACTGGCAATCAGACGGCATCAAACTGGGGAGACCCGAGGATTGATCCACGTGATCCGAGAGACATCAGATCCGTTGATCCACGAGAGATGCGGGACCCACGAGATCATCGCATGTCCATGGATCCTAGGGAGCATCTGCGTCCCATGGACCCCATGGCAAGAGATCCAAGAATGGCGGATATGCGTGGAGATATTCGAGGAGGTGTTTCCGGACGTTTGAATGGAGCCAGTGCTGACGCTATGTGGGGACAACCACCAGGACCACCGCATCATCAGATGGGTCATCAACATCCTTCAGGACCGCCTGCTAAGATGCTCAACGCATCCAGTATGAATCAGTGGGCAGCACCACCACCAAAAGAGATGATGCCTGGCAAACCCTCCGGCTGGGAGGAACCCTCACCACCAGCCCAACGCAGAAATGTACCGAATTACGACGATGGGACGAGCCTCTGGGGTAATCCAGCTGCTAATCAGCGACCAATGACTGGGAGTAAAGTGTCCCACTGGAAAGACATACCTTCGCAAAATTTGGGAAGGGGAGGAATGCAGTGCCCACCTGGAATGCCACAGAATCGCATGCCTGGTCAGCCGATGAAACCAGATGTTGGAGGGCCTATGTGGGGACATCCAGGAGCACCTGGTGGTCGCAATGGATCGTGGGGTGAGGGACCGCACGAGACTACCAACTGGGATGAGCCTAAAACTCCTGCTTCGTGGAACGAACCACCACTCAATCCTGCCTCTTGGGGCGGGCCTCCTGGGCACAAGTCTAAGGCCATGGTGCCTACTGGCAGTTGGGGAGAGGCTGATATGGAGCCACCTAGCTGGGGACACCCCAGCAAACCAGCACTCACTAAGGAATTTATTTGGAATAGCAGGGAGTTCCGCTATCTTTGTGATTTGGGATACAAGGTAATTAAAGTTATTTTCGATTTGTACATCTGTGATGGAAGGCAATGGAATTTACCATCGAAGTAATAATTGGATTCAAGTCTTTTCATCGTCAagccattattttttctcactacgtaattttttatattgtcaataccaaatttaattatataaaaatattggtcTCGCTAAATAGCTGTCTGACAAcaatataaattgaataatccaATTGTTATACTGATGATAAATTGGACTGCCGCAGGAGTAAGAATAAGGCTAATCTAGAAAATTTCGTTGGAAATTTCGGGAAAATAGTGaccaaatatttcattaaaattttgttcCTTCACTGGAAAAATTTAGAAGGAAGATGTGGAAACAGCTCTCAGAAAGCGTGACATGAATCGCGACGAAGCCCTCGAGCTCCTTCAACTACGTTCACTAGACTGGCGTCGTCATGATGCCCCATCCGGTTACGATCCAACTAACCCATCATCCATGTCTAGTGCATATCCAAAATTCAGTCACGTTGCTCAGCAAATGTCCTTCCCACAGGTGAGTTGGTTCATTAAATCTGTATGTACTTGAACATATTTCCCATGTGTACACTTTTACCGGAGAGATTTCAAGAGTTAAGCATTGATCCCTGGGTACGGTGGAAACTTTAATTTTGAGTGGATAACGCTGAATAACATGAGATACAAAAATGGTTGTGTGTCAGTGGAGAGTTTAGGTGTTACCTTTGTATCTCTATTGATGCCAAAATTTCTTGCATTTGAGAGAACAGTAACTAGTTTGCTAGCGTAAGACTATTATCATTGGGGTTGGTGCTCTTCTGGTGAAGGTGGTTAACAGGTAATCAGATGCATTAGCGAATACAGCCAGTCATTTTGGTAGTTGGCTTTTtcgggtgattttttttaccaattctactttttgaaagtttttttcccacggaaaaatttattaaaaaatatatataactcGGGCCAATTCAATGGATTCTCCATATGCGTGAAgaatacataaaaaaatatatgagacatgaatttaattttttaaataaattaggcCCAATTCACGACAATTTTCTATATATTTCACAAAACAAGTTTTTCCGAATGGCTCCTTGCAAAATCTGAATAGTGAGACTTTTTGGAGTGGGGGAAATGCCTAATGCGGACCATTTGAACCGGACGGTAGGTTTATCGACtatatgaagagaaaaatgatgAAGTTACTAGATTTCGACGGAACATCAATGTTCCAAATTACCGCAATTCCCCCACGACTCTCAAAGTCCAAAAAACAGTCCTTTGATCTTCTCCCCCGACTTCTGGGTGTATTCGCTCGCAATCCTGGCCATCCCGAGAATGaagatctaaaaaaaaaaaaatagaaaaatggaaGGTGGATAGGTAAGGTAGTTGGGGTACAAGGGTGTTATGTAACGCAGGGCGAGTGCTTGGGTGTGCGGCCTAGCGGGGCAGCAAGTGGCAGCGTAAGTGGTTCGGTGGCCAGTGCCAGCCTCTTGAAGCTCcagcagcagcaacagcaACAGGCGGCAGTACAAATGCAACCACCACCACAGCAAAACACCAATCCTCCGCAGCCGCCTTTTAACCAGGTGACAATACCTGACGAACAGCACACGCATATGCGCGCATATAGTCCCaacgttgtttttttttctttcgataaTTTCTTTGCTCTCCTCTCTACCGCttggaacgaaaaaaaaaataatttctccattGGCTTTAGTATGGTTTTTTGTTTTACCTGTGCAGTTGTTTTATCctgatttattttccattcattatGGTTCATTTGCATGACAATTATGCTTCATATACTGTTAAATTCTACCCATGCAGTATGGGCAAGACAAActattgttaaataattgggGTGCCAACAGTTGATGTACCGTAAGTAAACCCGCTATGAGAAAGTTATTCACATTAATGCGGACGCCGTAGTCAAAGTCTGCGCTTCAGATTTAGCACATTCCAATGTTTATTATTATAGCACAAATGAAATTTGCAGTCGACAGTTCGGTCAAATCGGTAATTTAGGAAAGCTGAACAGATTGGTGTCCGAATTAATAGGGCAGTGATAAAAGACTCTTGGCGACCATTCAGAATTGATTCCGAGTTCTGCAATAGGTTACTAAAATACAAGGAAAATTCTGAATGGCCttcttttatcatttattttctgaaaaaataccAACTTACCTGAATTACAGGAAAATTTCGTGCACTGGTCAGTTGGCCCCCTAGTCCATCGTGCACAGTAGATAATGAATAAACCAATTAATTCTGTTTAGGCGTCGAAAACACCACAAAACCCCCCGAGCGCCCAGCAACTACGAATGCTCGTCCAGCAGATACAACTAGCCGTCCAGGAGGGCTATCTCAATCAGCAGATACTAAATCAACCCCTGGCCCCGCACACCTTGATTCTGCTGAATCAATTGCTCCAACAAATCAAAATTCTCCAGCAGCTACTCCAGCATCATTCATTACAGAGTTCGGTCAAGATAAACAGCCAGACTGTTCTACAAATCAGTGTTCAGATAACAAAGACGAAGCAACAAATTGCTAATCTTCAGAATCAAATAGCTGTTCAACAGGCA
The DNA window shown above is from Diachasmimorpha longicaudata isolate KC_UGA_2023 chromosome 7, iyDiaLong2, whole genome shotgun sequence and carries:
- the LOC135164171 gene encoding trinucleotide repeat-containing gene 6C protein isoform X1 encodes the protein MFPHNSSSHEISTETNAFVQNSKGDVVVLEESSLSGAREGERPEHARYCDIEFINSSMMAAPTSHPKATAANDFLTVLPRQSGELSFADGGEACQSVAPETTKNPTNHLLTYDNNDKINNHNNAEHNHHKYRKQNTPGSLGKLGSSADNSKSTCKLLSDNKDSFSVISIRVLMLSVRLNDTIGVDCCTAGVPSLVRIPKSDCPQRLLYRANLVDNYSLLGSRLHHGENNNVKANIRMISNNNSKSVILLSSKSYGDYYNLDVTGDAFVGINAVGIPVILVNNDTINGNRLNRVNTIGNISSVVTSNMIGGIKDIGLYNSKIVNQTSNVQDCNQSICNMMKYASQLSHDFNDNGNKSVLLYRAHKLTAMNNASSSITLIVSKNEFTDHVIDNLQSLIDDDNLTQVRALSPVTSQYYQQLLSHVTVNKLTQRICVPLLIKSKGYDKNNNVANNSDYCNIIDDTEGSDEMIFHRVNHNIYCDKVDDNTTMNVNGNNNPDVIDDIVNVAVCYKTSCIMTTNVSMLGSQNDGISRTEATIFTVGALSFQDNDKSNKPLNDSYKINKYQVSTKIGLESNSNIKSVSKFMLSVKYSDKSETSHQARHDVSDVQRVKRVRSSVNIPTLTTCEPTMTLKSQSATVTSQTETVPVISRVVIENISKCVSPTIFTTQNQSINSSNNFNEQISNIEMNSTIYNEQVNEYINERDNADARPLTRNWARLIAYVRALIPACHEAYKNNESNCESQRNELKKVLHSLFGDSTIKHTQSDPINDYKKRWGIPIILSLAGGGESSLNTGGGTNWGSAQATTPNNNNPNSSGWGATPGNVPPPSSNWGTTNVNRPVTGNPNQNQNQGPPGNQTNSSAVNKANNPNVAANSQTGPPTSQPANPTQQNPNGPWPQGKPNNSVGPGSNQSASNNNGNNVQQTPPSGGPPGTNANNNQSNSPQSSAASTNSSSGTTPPTMAPNPSTKLQLEQLNTMREALFSQDGWGCQHVNQDTNWDVPASPEPIMNKDGVPMWKPPVNNGTDLWEANLRNGGQPPPPQQAKTPWGHTPSTNIGGTWGEDDETADSSNMWTGAPTPTQPNTPQWAGATGNQTASNWGDPRIDPRDPRDIRSVDPREMRDPRDHRMSMDPREHLRPMDPMARDPRMADMRGDIRGGVSGRLNGASADAMWGQPPGPPHHQMGHQHPSGPPAKMLNASSMNQWAAPPPKEMMPGKPSGWEEPSPPAQRRNVPNYDDGTSLWGNPAANQRPMTGSKVSHWKDIPSQNLGRGGMQCPPGMPQNRMPGQPMKPDVGGPMWGHPGAPGGRNGSWGEGPHETTNWDEPKTPASWNEPPLNPASWGGPPGHKSKAMVPTGSWGEADMEPPSWGHPSKPALTKEFIWNSREFRYLCDLGYKKEDVETALRKRDMNRDEALELLQLRSLDWRRHDAPSGYDPTNPSSMSSAYPKFSHVAQQMSFPQGECLGVRPSGAASGSVSGSVASASLLKLQQQQQQQAAVQMQPPPQQNTNPPQPPFNQASKTPQNPPSAQQLRMLVQQIQLAVQEGYLNQQILNQPLAPHTLILLNQLLQQIKILQQLLQHHSLQSSVKINSQTVLQISVQITKTKQQIANLQNQIAVQQATYMKQQAQQQQQHPIPSQSSDYYKTSVHDPMSAIQNSFSDLTMNKEPPVCQQQSRLNQWKLPSIDKDVDITGNEFSRAPGTTSKPPQAPGGLSHTHSSPNMNPLLGQADGTWSTRLGDSGWPDAGNNDATDGKDWQPGSAAFTDLVPEFEPGKPWKGTQMKNIEDDPSITPGSVVRSLSLAAIKDPDTIFSSSSKTSPPPQSQNVDTSIPSLSNSTWSFNPPATTPSAFSSSKNTWTDSAPPPTAVTSELWGAPMNKARQGPPPGLSSKGVGNTSNGWAGLGGVSRPSSSWGLQSGGGGAGGGGGGSNAGWLVGGTWLLLKNLTPQIDGSTLKTLCMQHGPVQDFRLYLNHGIALTKYSSRDESSKAQGALNNCVLGNTTIFAESPADSEVHTLLQQLSHGGQQQTSSSGGSGWGLRPSNKAGPPPDTWGGSSSQLWGAPPTTNSLWSNSGIDSGEAQRTTPSSLNSYLPGDLLGGESM
- the LOC135164171 gene encoding trinucleotide repeat-containing gene 6C protein isoform X3, producing MFPHNSSSHEISTETNAFVQNSKGDVVVLEESSLSGAREGERPEHARYCDIEFINSSMMAAPTSHPKATAANDFLTVLPRQSGELSFADGGEACQSVAPETTKNPTNHLLTYDNNDKINNHNNAEHNHHKYRKQNTPGSLGKLGSSADNSKSTCKLLSDNKDSFSVISIRVLMLSVRLNDTIGVDCCTAGVPSLVRIPKSDCPQRLLYRANLVDNYSLLGSRLHHGENNNVKANIRMISNNNSKSVILLSSKSYGDYYNLDVTGDAFVGINAVGIPVILVNNDTINGNRLNRVNTIGNISSVVTSNMIGGIKDIGLYNSKIVNQTSNVQDCNQSICNMMKYASQLSHDFNDNGNKSVLLYRAHKLTAMNNASSSITLIVSKNEFTDHVIDNLQSLIDDDNLTQVRALSPVTSQYYQQLLSHVTVNKLTQRICVPLLIKSKGYDKNNNVANNSDYCNIIDDTEGSDEMIFHRVNHNIYCDKVDDNTTMNVNGNNNPDVIDDIVNVAVCYKTSCIMTTNVSMLGSQNDGISRTEATIFTVGALSFQDNDKSNKPLNDSYKINKYQVSTKIGLESNSNIKSVSKFMLSVKYSDKSETSHQARHDVSDVQRVKRVRSSVNIPTLTTCEPTMTLKSQSATVTSQTETVPVISRVVIENISKCVSPTIFTTQNQSINSSNNFNEQISNIEMNSTIYNEQVNEYINERDNADARPLTRNWARLIAYVRALIPACHEAYKNNESNCESQRNELKKVLHSLFGDSTIKHTQSDPINDYKKRWGIPIILSLAGGGESSLNTGGGTNWGSAQATTPNNNNPNSSGWGATPGNVPPPSSNWGTTNVNRPVTGNPNQNQNQGPPGNQTNSSAVNKANNPNVAANSQTGPPTSQPANPTQQNPNGPWPQGKPNNSVGPGSNQSASNNNGNNVQQTPPSGGPPGTNANNNQSNSPQSSAASTNSSSGTTPPTMAPNPSTKLQLEQLNTMREALFSQDGWGCQHVNQDTNWDVPASPEPIMNKDGVPMWKPPVNNGTDLWEANLRNGGQPPPPQQAKTPWGHTPSTNIGGTWGEDDETADSSNMWTGAPTPTQPNTPQWAGATGNQTASNWGDPRIDPRDPRDIRSVDPREMRDPRDHRMSMDPREHLRPMDPMARDPRMADMRGDIRGGVSGRLNGASADAMWGQPPGPPHHQMGHQHPSGPPAKMLNASSMNQWAAPPPKEMMPGKPSGWEEPSPPAQRRNVPNYDDGTSLWGNPAANQRPMTGSKVSHWKDIPSQNLGRGGMQCPPGMPQNRMPGQPMKPDVGGPMWGHPGAPGGRNGSWGEGPHETTNWDEPKTPASWNEPPLNPASWGGPPGHKSKAMVPTGSWGEADMEPPSWGHPSKPALTKEFIWNSREFRYLCDLGYKKEDVETALRKRDMNRDEALELLQLRSLDWRRHDAPSGYDPTNPSSMSSAYPKFSHVAQQMSFPQASKTPQNPPSAQQLRMLVQQIQLAVQEGYLNQQILNQPLAPHTLILLNQLLQQIKILQQLLQHHSLQSSVKINSQTVLQISVQITKTKQQIANLQNQIAVQQATYMKQQAQQQQQHPIPSQSSDYYKTSVHDPMSAIQNSFSDLTMNKEPPVCQQQSRLNQWKLPSIDKDVDITGNEFSRAPGTTSKPPQAPGGLSHTHSSPNMNPLLGQADGTWSTRLGDSGWPDAGNNDATDGKDWQPGSAAFTDLVPEFEPGKPWKGTQMKNIEDDPSITPGSVVRSLSLAAIKDPDTIFSSSSKTSPPPQSQNVDTSIPSLSNSTWSFNPPATTPSAFSSSKNTWTDSAPPPTAVTSELWGAPMNKARQGPPPGLSSKGVGNTSNGWAGLGGVSRPSSSWGLQSGGGGAGGGGGGSNAGWLVGGTWLLLKNLTPQIDGSTLKTLCMQHGPVQDFRLYLNHGIALTKYSSRDESSKAQGALNNCVLGNTTIFAESPADSEVHTLLQQLSHGGQQQTSSSGGSGWGLRPSNKAGPPPDTWGGSSSQLWGAPPTTNSLWSNSGIDSGEAQRTTPSSLNSYLPGDLLGGESM
- the LOC135164171 gene encoding trinucleotide repeat-containing gene 6C protein isoform X2; this encodes MFPHNSSSHEISTETNAFVQNSKGDVVVLEESSLSGAREGERPEHARYCDIEFINSSMMAAPTSHPKATAANDFLTVLPRQSGELSFADGGEACQSVAPETTKNPTNHLLTYDNNDKINNHNNAEHNHHKYRKQNTPGSLGKLGSSADNSKSTCKLLSDNKDSFSVISIRVLMLSVRLNDTIGVDCCTAGVPSLVRIPKSDCPQRLLYRANLVDNYSLLGSRLHHGENNNVKANIRMISNNNSKSVILLSSKSYGDYYNLDVTGDAFVGINAVGIPVILVNNDTINGNRLNRVNTIGNISSVVTSNMIGGIKDIGLYNSKIVNQTSNVQDCNQSICNMMKYASQLSHDFNDNGNKSVLLYRAHKLTAMNNASSSITLIVSKNEFTDHVIDNLQSLIDDDNLTQVRALSPVTSQYYQQLLSHVTVNKLTQRICVPLLIKSKGYDKNNNVANNSDYCNIIDDTEGSDEMIFHRVNHNIYCDKVDDNTTMNVNGNNNPDVIDDIVNVAVCYKTSCIMTTNVSMLGSQNDGISRTEATIFTVGALSFQDNDKSNKPLNDSYKINKYQVSTKIGLESNSNIKSVSKFMLSVKYSDKSETSHQARHDVSDVQRVKRVRSSVNIPTLTTCEPTMTLKSQSATVTSQTETVPVISRVVIENISKCVSPTIFTTQNQSINSSNNFNEQISNIEMNSTIYNEQVNEYINERDNADARPLTRNWARLIAYVRALIPACHEAYKNNESNCESQRNELKKVLHSLFGDSTIKHTQSDPINDYKKRWGIPIILSLAGGGESSLNTGGGTNWGSAQATTPNNNNPNSSGWGATPGNVPPPSSNWGTTNVNRPVTGNPNQNQNQGPPGNQTNSSAVNKANNPNVAANSQTGPPTSQPANPTQQNPNGPWPQGKPNNSVGPGSNQSASNNNGNNVQQTPPSGGPPGTNANNNQSNSPQSSAASTNSSSGTTPPTMAPNPSTKLQLEQLNTMREALFSQDGWGCQHVNQDTNWDVPASPEPIMNKDGVPMWKPPVNNGTDLWEANLRNGGQPPPPQQAKTPWGHTPSTNIGGTWGEDDETADSSNMWTGAPTPTQPNTPQWAGATGNQTASNWGDPRIDPRDPRDIRSVDPREMRDPRDHRMSMDPREHLRPMDPMARDPRMADMRGDIRGGVSGRLNGASADAMWGQPPGPPHHQMGHQHPSGPPAKMLNASSMNQWAAPPPKEMMPGKPSGWEEPSPPAQRRNVPNYDDGTSLWGNPAANQRPMTGSKVSHWKDIPSQNLGRGGMQCPPGMPQNRMPGQPMKPDVGGPMWGHPGAPGGRNGSWGEGPHETTNWDEPKTPASWNEPPLNPASWGGPPGHKSKAMVPTGSWGEADMEPPSWGHPSKPALTKEFIWNSREFRYLCDLGYKKEDVETALRKRDMNRDEALELLQLRSLDWRRHDAPSGYDPTNPSSMSSAYPKFSHVAQQMSFPQGECLGVRPSGAASGSVSGSVASASLLKLQQQQQQQAAVQMQPPPQQNTNPPQPPFNQASKTPQNPPSAQQLRMLVQQIQLAVQEGYLNQQILNQPLAPHTLILLNQLLQQIKILQQLLQHHSLQSSVKINSQTVLQISVQITKTKQQIANLQNQIAVQQATYMKQQAQQQQQHPIPSQSSDYYKTSVHDPMSAIQNSFSDLTMNKEPPVCQQQSRLNQWKLPSIDKDVDITGNEFSRAPGTTSKPPQAPGGLSHTHSSPNMNPLLGQADGTWSTRLGDSGWPDAGNNDATDGKDWQPGSAAFTDLVPEFEPGKPWKMKNIEDDPSITPGSVVRSLSLAAIKDPDTIFSSSSKTSPPPQSQNVDTSIPSLSNSTWSFNPPATTPSAFSSSKNTWTDSAPPPTAVTSELWGAPMNKARQGPPPGLSSKGVGNTSNGWAGLGGVSRPSSSWGLQSGGGGAGGGGGGSNAGWLVGGTWLLLKNLTPQIDGSTLKTLCMQHGPVQDFRLYLNHGIALTKYSSRDESSKAQGALNNCVLGNTTIFAESPADSEVHTLLQQLSHGGQQQTSSSGGSGWGLRPSNKAGPPPDTWGGSSSQLWGAPPTTNSLWSNSGIDSGEAQRTTPSSLNSYLPGDLLGGESM